The Miscanthus floridulus cultivar M001 chromosome 7, ASM1932011v1, whole genome shotgun sequence genome includes a region encoding these proteins:
- the LOC136463308 gene encoding gamma-glutamylcyclotransferase 2-2-like — MVLWVFGYGSLIWNPGFDFDDKILGFIKGYKRTFNLACIDHRGTPEHPARTCTLETDDEAICWGIAYCVKGGPEKERKAMQYLERRECEYDQKISIDFYKEGDPLKPAVTGILVFVSTPDPIGNKYYLGPAPLQDMARQIATANGPTGYNRDYLFSMEKALASISHEDDSIIELADEVRKVLNRTKETKITGANASLKSHVPLVHLSALPEGTLVDSR; from the exons ATGGTGCTGTGGGTCTTCGGCTACGGGTCCCTCATCTGGAACCCCGGCTTCGACTTCGACGACAAAATCCTTGGCTTTATCAAGGGCTACAAGCGGACCTTTAATCTCG CTTGCATTGACCACAGAGGCACACCGGAGCATCCGGCGAGGACCTGCACGCTTGAAACTGACGACGAGGCCATATGC TGGGGAATTGCATATTGTGTCAAGGGTGGTCCAGAAAAAGAGCGAAAAGCAATGCAG TACTTGGAGAGAAGGGAGTGTGAGTATGACCAGAAGATATCCATTGATTTCTACAAG GAAGGCGATCCCCTGAAACCAGCTGTGACTGGCATCTTAGT TTTTGTGTCCACTCCAGATCCAATTGGCAACAAGTACTACCTTGGCCCTGCTCCTTTGCAGGATATGGCAAG GCAAATTGCTACAGCCAATGGCCCTACTGGCTATAATAGGGATTACCTGTTCTCAATGGAGAAGGCATTAGCCAGCATAA GCCACGAAGATGATTCAATCATAGAGCTTGCAGACGAGGTGAGGAAGGTGCTCAACAGAACAAAGGAGACCAAAATCACTGGTGCCAATGCTTCCCTGAAATCTCATGTCCCCCTTGTGCACCTGTCTGCGCTTCCAGAAGGCACCCTAGTGGACTCGAGATAG